The Callospermophilus lateralis isolate mCalLat2 chromosome X, mCalLat2.hap1, whole genome shotgun sequence genome contains the following window.
agtatgcatgaggccctgcatTTGATCCCCAGATCTATAGAAAGACAAAATTTAGTTTAATAAACGTCAAATTCTATATGAGTGACTGGGCTTCTGACTCCTTAGTTCTGTATAACAgaactaattttttctttttttcttgttactgggaattgaacccaggggcagttaaccactgagccacatccccagcccctttttgttttttaatagagacagggtcacactgagttgcttagggacttgctaaattgctgaggctggctctgaagtcgcaatcctcctgcctcagcttcccgagccactgtgcccggctcagAACTGATTTTTACCTGTTCTATTCTGGAATATACTGCCACAATCTCTGGAATATTCCGGAATTCATTTAGAAAATTTTGGATTTTTATCTGAAAGTCTCGGAGCCATGTAGACGATACTTTCATCTCTGAAGAGTGCATGATCTCGTTGCGACACTTAATCACCtatagaaagatgaaaaaaacaaaataaataaataattatacagCTTCAAAGTCAATGGGTAAACAGAGATCTTGTGGCTCCAAAGAAAAACTGCAGAAAGGCTTTGTTAATTACAAAATCAGCAAGTGTGGTCTGGAGGCAAGGGGTGGGGAGGCAGAGCTTTCCTGGAAGCATGCATATAAATGTCCCATCAGCATAGCGGGCATGCGGCCCTCCAGCCACCAAGTCAGATTTCTATTTCATTTCTTCTTGCCCAGAGAGCACATATCAAGAAGTCAAGTCACTTCACAAATTGAAATGCTGTCAAGGCATTATTAGATAACTCGAGTGAAGCTGGCCACACACAATAGTAGGGACACTGGGAGAGATGGCAGAGAGACAGAGTGCAGAGTGGCTGGCCCATCTGAAGAGGAAGCCTCTACTCAACTCCCGGCTCTTTGCTACAGGAGCTACGAGGCTGGTGGCACCAGGCCTTCTGATTTTTCAAGAGGAGctggaaattaatattttttatgacaattaattaaaatcataaaaataacaACTAGGCAGGACAAATAAAACATGAGAGGCATCATGCCATCTGTCATGTGCCAGCCAGGTAACAACTCTTACAGTTTTGTTTGGCCAGAGGGCTCCAGGATAGAGATGCAAACGGGGTGACCATGGTTCTGCCTGTTCCCTAAGCCTCTGATGCAGACACCCAAGAATCCAGAAGTTCCTGATAGGACCTGCAGGTGCCTGTGAGTACTCTTGAGGGGATGTTCTACACCCGGCCACAAGAATTATGAACTAACCAAGGAAAGAAACACAAATACGCCTACAAATATCCTTAGCCTCTGCAACACTGGGTCTGCCTGGATAGTTCACATTTCTCCAAATCTCTTAACTTACAACAACCCACGGAAGGGCAAGCATATTGGTTCTGGGTATAACCACAGGCTGAAGCAGACAATGTGCAAATCTTTTAAATATTGTCTGTCGGAGTGCCAGGAAGTTGGGTCAAGGGAGTTTCCTGATGTGGAAACCATGATGAAAAGAAAATCAACTTTTGcctatattttaagaaaaatggcGCTCACACATTAACATATAATTCACATAAAGTCTTCCACTTTCTTCGCAAAAAGATATCAAAGGGGTCAACCGCTGTGACAGGTCTTTGTCTCTGTGAGGTCATAAAGAAGTCTTAATCCTTTCAGTTGCTGCCACACTGACAAAATATATAGCATCTTCTCTACATATCATAAATAATCCAGTAATGCTATCTACTCTTTTCAATGacccttaggaaaaaaaaaaaaaaaaaagcgtgagAGTGGTTATCTGGTGGGTGGACTAGAGAAAAAGCTAAACCTCCCAGAGGAAACCTGGCAAGCACAGTGATCTGTCGCCGTTTATCCATCTGTGTTCACATTTTCTTCAGTGCTATGTAATGTGGTCTTGCAACTGTTTAGCCAATGAGATTCAGAAAGGCAGGATTCAAATGCTGGCATATGACAGATAAGatgatgccttttttttttattattattacagtgctggtgatggaacccaggaccttgtgcacacgcagcaactgctctaccactgagctgcaccctcaGATTTTCCCCCCAATACAGAAAATTACTTTGCTTCTGATTATGGCAAACAGGGAAGAGAAACCTGAGCTGTATCCATTTTAATAGCAAACGTTATAGTAACAAGTCGCCAAGAAACTTTAATTAGGGAGTACTAAATGACTAGTTCTTGATTGCATTTACATGAAGGTTCTTGGACATCACACATGAAACGAGTGATGCCAACTCTGGACTGAAGTTTAACTTTCTTTGCACACCACTGTTCTGGGGGACAACCGTGCTACACCCACGTTTGCCTTAGAGTCACAGGGTGTGTCTCACATATGGCCTTTGCAGTCCCCACCCAACAGACTCAGTGTATGGTTTGGAATCTAACAGCTCTTACCTCTGTGACTTTCTTTCGATCAACCACAAAGTGATCGCAGGAGTTGATGAGACTTAAAAGAGCAACTGCATCGCATTCCTCGGGGCCTCGTTTATCTGCTAGTCCTCGGGGCATGAAGGCCTGTCCAGAGAGGGAGGTGCAAGAGGTCTCCGAGCCCCTCCAAATCTAGGAGCTGGCGAGGCAAAGTTACCTGCCTATTTCCCAAACAAGGACTGACATTCTCCTGCACTCTGAGGTTTCAAGTTAGAGACTCAACAAGTGAGAAAACTGTCACAGCTAAGCCTGAGCCAAGGGCAATAACTGAAGGGCTGTGCTGTCCCTCTGCTATTAGATTCACCTGACATAGCCGGGTTCAGACCTGTCTTAATGGAGCAGAAGCAGAAAGGATGGTAGAAGGTACCTTTTTGCTTTTCCTTACTGAAATTTCAGTGCTTGAGTTGTTaaaaaggattttaaaataatagttcCTCCAAAGTGGACACTTTttaagtgacttgaaaaatttcaGTACAGCTGCTTTAAGAGTCTGGGCTTTGGAGCGTGACAAAGCTGGTTTAAATGCCGGATCAGTCACTTGCTGGCTGTGTGACCATTGGTAAGTTTCTTATCCTCAGATTCCTTGTCAGCAAATGAAGGATAACTGTCTTCATCTACCTTAAAAGATGCTGAGAGAATTGAGTGAGTGCAAGCAGAAGACGACTGCAGTGCCTGGCCTGGCACACGGTGACAAGAGGCCAGAAATACTGGCAATTATGATGTTGATGGTGTGAGGTGAAGTAGGACCTGCACTGGAGTCACAGAGGGAATCCTAGGATCTGAGATCCTGCACGCACCAAAAGGCCTTGTtttagcaagaccttgcctcCAGCAGGAGTTTATGGCATGGGCCACAAAACTTGGGCATACTTCTCTCCTGAAATGTTGCCAAGCTTACATCTGGATGCAACTACTTTCCCAGGCTAGGACTCTCAAGGGTACAGTCCTGCCAAGGGACTAGAACAGAtgataagtggaaaaaaaaaaaaatcactctcaaCAAGAGCTCTAACTAAAAGGAATCTCCACCAACACAAACATACTTCAATAAGCAAGTAACTGCCGCCTCCTACAGCGTGGCTTGGAACTGTGCTCTGACAATGCTGGTGGTGAGTGTTGTCGAGTGCCGGGCAGAGTCAGGGCTGCACTGCTGCTGGCAGGGGAACTGGAATTTTTAATTAAGAATTCTGTGTCCACTGAATACCCCCTACAAAGGTACAGTGGCCAGTATCACCACCATATTTCTATGTCTCCATGGCCACTGACATGCCAACAACTCTGATAGAAGCTCATCAGAGATGCTACAAAGATGAGCAAATAAGCAAACTAATCTCAGGCAGACTAAAGCAATGCAATGGAAGAGAAGAAACTTTGCATTTTCCTTTCAGCAACGTGGAAACAGTCAAATTAGAGGGGCTTTAGTTGCCTCCAAACCAGgcctagtttctcttttccattgtaAGGCAGGTCCTGTCTGGCCCTTCCACATTACCATTTTACTTTAGTAATTATCTCCCCAACCCTGAACTAGAAGCCTCCCTTCCCGCTTGTGGTCACTTTGCTGATAGGAGATGAGGCTAGAGAAATGAGCAGGGCCAGATCATGTGGGGCTCACTGGCTCTGGGTAGAAATGGGAGGTTTATTTTAGGGCTGTCAAAAGCCAACTAACGGTTTTAGGCAAGGGCATGGGGTGACTGAttgaatttccatttgaaaatggcCCGCCCTGCCACCTGGGCCAACCAGAGGTGCCTAGAGAAGCCCAGGTGGGAGGCTTCAATTATTGAGTCCAGGTAGGAGACAGGTATGAGCTGTGATGTGAAGATGGAGAGGAAGAGGATTCCAAAAGTATTGTGTGGGTACAAAcaaggatattttttaaaatattttatttatttatttatttatttttcggcgggcacagcatctttgtatgtggtgctgaggatcaaacccgggccgcacgcatgccaggcgagcgcgctaccgcttgagccacatccccagcccccaaacaagGATATTGAAAGGGAAAAAGACAAAATAAGATTCCAGGAAACTGTTGGTGTGAACGGGGGTTGGGTGGGGGAGTCTTTAGGATGGGAAGGCAAGGAAGAGGGCGAGTCAGCTAAGCAGCCGGGATCCATGCCCCTGCCCCTCAGAATTCTGAGACAGAGGGCTAGAAATGTGGGAGCCACCAGCGTGAAGGCAGTATTCAACTCCACAGGCCTGGCAATATCAGAGAAGAAGGGGACGGAAGAGGTTCACTCCTAGGACACCAGGAAGACAGAAGAGCAGCCAGGAGATAGAAGAAAGGCAGTAAAGAAAGATGTCACAAAGCCTGAAGTGTTTTAAGAATGGCCaggatggggctgggattgtggctcagcagtggagcgctctcctagcacgggactggggttcaatcctcagtaccacataaaaataaaggcatcatgttgtgtccatctacacctaaaaaaataaatattaaaaaaaaatggccaggacgggtgcagtggcgcacacctgtaatcccagtggctcgggaggctgaggcaggaggattgtgagttcaaagccagcctcagcaatttagcggggccccaagcagcttagcaagaccctgtctcaaaaagggttgtagatgtggctcagtggttaagtgctcctgggttcaatccccaggacaaaaaaaagagaaaagagtagccAGTAGACAGGTAATGCTGCATGCCTCAGAGGTAAGAAAGATGAGCTGGAGAACTGAAGGCCACAGAGGCTCTAGAGTGAGTTCATGGGAGCTAAGGAAAGGAGAATAGACAACACTGTTTTTGAGAACACCTTCAGGAGGCAGGCAGAGGAAAGGGGATACAGTTGGAAAGAATGGATCAAAGGAAGCTTTTTTCCTAAattttatttctaagtatttactcaagtgattttttaaaatagctttattgagatagAATGCCCCCATCTAACATACAATTCAGTGGTCTTTAGTATATTCCCAGAGTTGTGCATCTTACACCACAGTGAACTTTAGAATATTTTCATGCCCTCAAGAGAAACCTTATATCCATTAGCTATTATATTCATACCCACAGGCCACCAAACATTAATTTACTTCTGTCTCTATAAATGTGCCTAATCTcagcatttcatataaatggaatcatatggtATGATTTCACTTAGTATTGtttcaagattcatccatgttgttacaTGTATCAATGCTTTGTGACTCCTTCTAGCAAAATAACATTCCACTGTATGGATTCTGCTCATCCatttggacatttgggttgttttgaCCTATTGCAAAcagtgctgttatgaacatctgTGCACATATTTTTGTGGGGATGTTTTCATTCCTCAAGTATGTGTGGAAGGGTAGACCTGCCAGGTCATATGTTAACTGTTtgatcctttcttttcttttgtttttttttttaagaaaaaattaaataggggctgggattgtggctcagcagtggagcgctcgcctagcatgcacaggaccctgggtttgatcctcagcatcacataaaaataaataaatggaataaaggtattgtgttcaactaaaaaagttaattaaaaaaatcaaataaaccaaGGAGATACTAAAGATACTTGTACAGTGATGGGAAAACACTAAAAGGGGGAGGAAGAGTGGACAACCAAAGGCTCAGGGTCCTTGGGCAGGTGGGAGGGGATAAGATCCAGTATATAAGTGGAAGGAGGACAACAGGAGATACACCCTTCTTTGTAGCAAAAGGAAGTAAGTGATGTACCTGGTACCGGGGAAGATGAGGTGGTCTGTTTGGGGACATCCATTTACTCCATGACATGTACATAGGGTTAGCGGCTGGGGCGAGTGATGGATCCAGAGTGGGAACTTAGTGAGGAAAGGTAGGAAGAGTAGTCCCTAGGGAGAAGAGGAGCCAGGCCACTGGGGTCCTGATCCACAACCCTGTTAGCTCTTGTAAGCCCCCTCACCAAGCAGAAGCAGATAATGGTGTCATTAGGGCTAGAGTTGGGCTGCAAGGGACTGATTGTAATGATGGGTGATGGGAAGAGCCAAAGGCAGGCAGGGGACCAAGGTTGCTGGGTATTGTGAAAGTAATGGGAGCCTCAAAGAGGTAGTGGTATAAGGacaaggggtgggggtgggagagtTTGGAAAAGTGTGCCAAAGGCAAGAAGGATGTTAAGACACTTACCCTTCCAGTGCCAACAGGGTCCATTCAGGGTGTGAGTATGTAAAAGGGAGGCTGAAGTGAAGTGGACCAAGGATGCTAGAATAGGGAGCCTAGGAACTAAAAGATTTGTTTTGGGgtactggggactaaacccaggggtgctttaccactgagccccattcccagccctttttgaggcAAAGACTTGCTAAGTCGCTAAGGCTGACctgggacttgtgatcctcctgcctcagcctcctgagtagctggaattacaggtgtgtgccaccatattgGGCTCCCAGGAACTAAGAGGATGGGGTCAGAGAAGGAAGGACTGCAGGTGACTAGCAACAATGAGGATGAAAGAGCGGCATAAGCAGGTAGCATGGGCTTCAAGGGGATTCTGAGACTATGAAAACCGCAATGAAGATTAAACAAGTGAAGCACAGTCACGGCCAAGGGTAGAGTATTGTTACcttaagttgtgtgtgtgtgtgtgtgtttttctcttttctaggTAAAAGAAGTCGGTAACTCTGTGGCGGCAATAAACAAAATGGGGAGGAGGATGTAGGTGTGGTAACTTTACTGGTCTCCAAGTCTCAGGTCATGGACACAGTCCAACTCCCTCGTTTTTAAAGGTTAGGGAGCAAAGGCTGGCCCAAGGTCACACCAGTAGCTGGGCCGGGCTTCCTCTGCTTCCCAGGAAGCAGACGGGTGGGAGAAAGTTTCTACTTCACTGAGCTGGGTTTTGGTTCATCCTAACAGACCCAAATTGCCTAGACACTAGGCCCTGGATAGCCAATCACTCTGCCCCTGTTTTGGGGGCCCGGGCTTCAACACAGACACACCAGACGCCCGCTGACTTACCTTGGCTACCTCCCAAGCGTCCACGGGCCAGAGGCCCGGCCGGCAATTTCCCCAGTGCACGTCTCCGTTCCTGTTGATGTGATGTCTCAAAATCTCCCGTTTCCACTCCGCGCACACCTGACACTGCGGCTGAAACTACAGGGGCCGACGCTAAGAAGAGCCCGGGAGGGAGGGATGGCACCTGGGAATCCGAGCCCCGCGGAGGGAACGGAACACTGCGCTCCGGGACAGGaaaaggaaggggaaggggaagggggtgGGGAGGGCTGGTTTAGGCCTCGGGCCACGTGCTCACCTGACGGGCACGCGGGCTGCACCGCGAGCCGCCGCGGCAGGTGGCGCTGGGGCTCAGGCCCGGGGCCGCGGCGAGCAAGCCGCGGTGGAAGGAGAGCACCTCACGGCCGACGAAACCCTGCAGGCAGCTGCGCAGTAGCAGCAGGCAGTGTCCGGCTTTCACCCAGTTCTTGTACTCTGCGCAATTGAGGCGCGCGGCCAGCTCCGAGAGCACCATTTCCCACGCCACCCAACGGGCGGGGCGGACCGCAGAGCGCAGGCGCAGGCGCCTGGGAGGCGCCTCAGGCGCAGGCGCGGTCCCGCCCAGCAGCCGCCGCATGCGCAGGGAGGAAGTGGTGGAGCGAGGCGCTGCGTCACCGACCCCGGGGGCGGAGCGATTTTGCTTCCGGGACACGTCAGGTGACCGCTATTTAAATGTTTGGTGCTTGCTAATGCAGCCTCAGCCTGAAACCGTTTaggtcctcttctctgtccccccAAAATGAGACCCTGCCAGCCTCCGATCGACTTGCTCTCTTGATGCACAGGTTCCTATTTTAACTTTATCGTCGAACAGTGTTAAGTACTCAGGAACACGTCTTGAATTGTGTATCCCTTCCGTTATGCAATTCTAGAAAGTTCACTGTTTCCTAAACGCACGGACTACTGTAGCAAATCCAGACGTTAATGAAACGCTGTCTCCCTGCACCGCGCACCTATTTTGCGCCCGTGGTGTGCCAAGGTGACACAAAACTCAAAAGCTACACTACTGGGTCACCAAGCAGAGGTAGACAGGGCCTGGATTCGGGAGGCTGCACAGCCCCAAGCTGGATAATAGCGTCCTGAAGCATAGGGCAAAGGTTACATTATTCAGAGTGCACAAAACAGTCTGATTTAAGTTCCAACTAAGTGCCTAGGAGGTTAGAGGGCATCAGATTGTCAACTCCAAGTGACAAGAGGTCCTGTCAGCTTTAGCTGCTTTTAGTGAGTttctttgagcttggaaaaacatGTCTAAATTGTTTGTAGTCAAAAGGCTCTGAACCACCAGGcgcggtggcgcatgcctgtaatcccagcagctagggaagcTGAGGCGGGGGAATCgagagttctaagccagcctcagcaaaagcgaggcgctaaacaattcagtgagaccctgtctctaaaataaaatagggccggggcatgtggctcagtgatagagtgccctgagttcaacccccggtaccaaaaaaaaaaaaaggctttgaaGGAACTAGTGTGAACAATTGAAAACCTTCCCCTGATTGCATGGTTCACAGCAAGAGGTACAGTGTTTGGAAGCAGCAGCTCTGGACTCAAAGTGTCTCTTTGTGGTTTGAACTTAAACAATATTAATTTCATCCCAAGTTAATTTACTTCATTTCTTTGGGCCTCCATGTGTCATCTGTAAAAGGATATTGATACTTACATCCTAGGGTGGTGGTTGTGGTGGTGGGGAGGAGTGCGGGAGGATTGGGATTAAAAGCTCACTGAAACACTTAGAACAGTGCTCAGATAAACTTAGTAAATATTAACTATTATTTTGTGTTGACCTAAATATGCCCTTTCATCAATCAGTTACATTCGTGGGTAAGGTATTTTAATAAATCACCGGCCACTTGTAAGTGGAAGCAATTTATAGAAAATTGTGAGCAGATGATGGTGTTCCTGGAGTGCTGGCTGGCCTCTGCTGTCTTAATTACCTCAATACCATATCCATCCTAAATAAATGCAAATCATACCCTTTGACACATTTCCATTCTGTTCATTCCACATCAAAACCAAATGAAAATTTCACAAGAAACAATTAAATCTAcattaacatttttttcctttctgtcccTTGTAAGTTCTCTTAATTTtctgtgtatttattttatatcaaGAACACTTGGAGCTGGACACAGAGacacatgcctatagtcccagctatttgagaggctgtggcaggaggatcgcttgaacccaggagtctgaagccagccagggcaacatagcaagaccctgtgtcttgaaaaaaatttaaaaaagtaatggactttatttcttttttggggaaaaaacatgaaagaaagaaacaacttTTATATTGAAATTGTGTCAGAACTCAGAGTAGCAAAGTTATACCTCCTGAAGTTATAAAATTACGCACAGTCCAGAGACTGTTGGCATCCCATAGCCAAACAGGTTATTGTGTTAACTGCAGCAAAGTTATTAGTGGTATAGAAATTCAAAATCatgtatatttttgtttatgCTTGCACTTAGCTCACTCAGTTAATTTTCAAAGGTAAGGTTCAGCTCCTGCTATTAATAACTTGGTATAGTCTAGTCCAGTTTTCACTTTCCTCCTTATTCTAAAAGTACTTCTACCCATTTTGAAAGCATTTCtgcagatggaaaaaaaaaaggtaacaaaTTAGGACAGATTTCTTCTTTCAAAATTAAACTAATACTAAACCAAACTACAATCCAAAACATCTTCACCAAAATTAACTAGAGAGAGTTGGTAGTTCTCTGAAACTTgtacaaattttatttattcatgtaaATACTAAAATCACATTGAAAAACACCTTCAAGTTAAGTCCCACACCACCTACTATGGAAAATTACTATGGGCATCCAGTCCCTTTGATTGAACGTGGATAACAAATGAGGCAAAAGACATGGTTTGTGATGAAACTTATGATTCAAACACTAAATGTTTTCAAGCTTTAATAAAGTATATATACCAATTCCAAGTACCAAGCATgatataaaaattcaaattcatgGATTGACTCTTAATAAGCATCAaaagcaaattcttttcactgaaTCCTATCTTACTCTTGCACAATGCATTCAAAGATGAGTTACGATTAGGGAAAAAAGTGTCTGTTGAATGCATCATGTCTAAAAATGCAATTAACATTTCAAAACCACACTTAAAAGGGAAAATGCCTGAAAAGTTAACTctattaataaaattatttgaaacAATGTTATCCTATGGATAAAAATACACTTCTTATATATACATGTAGATTTCTACATGAAAGAAAGGATTCAGTCCCAAACAGAAAAGGACTGATCCTTGATAAAGACATCTTAGATTGCCAAACTGATGTGATTATCACTCTAAGGAGAACTGAAAACAAAGATTAAAAAGGCAAgttaaaggaaggataaaagtttAGTCACCTACTCCTGAATAGGGGCAGAGTTGGGTGAGAAGCAGGAGATGAAGGCAGAAGACATAGAAATAAGACAAAGAAGGCTTCAACTCTGACCAGAAATGAATGGAGAATCAAGCAAAGTTGAGAACAGATATGATATACAGTTACAGTTGAGAGGCTTGAAGCTATAATTTAGTGGTTATACTTATAGAAGCCCAATTATCTTAAAATGGAATTAGACAAAGCATCTAAAATTTAACGGAGAGCCAGTATTAGAGTGACCAGATAACTCAGCATGGCGTtatcattttaaaaacttttccaaatcacatcaagtcaCCAGAAGATCTCTGATTCAGATCATGTTCTCTGAAGCTGAAAAAGTCCCCGACTGGGAGAGACAGTGCGGGTCTCCAAAAAGAAACCTTGCTCAGATGCATCAGTACCAGAAACTCCACTGGACCCTAGAAGGCCCTGAATCTTGGACTCTTCAAAATGACTGGACCAGGTTTCTTCTAAGTAAAACATCCTACTGTTTTGTGGACAATGAATTGAGATTGTTTAGAACAACCCCAATTTTGGTTGGGAAGGCAAGGAGAAGCGAGATAAAGAAATGTCACAGAAATTCATGCAAGGTAGAACATTAGAGTTTTTGTTTCCTAATTAACGCTGTACACACAAGTATCCTGTGATGGAATTTGCCTGAAAGTTTCCGTATCCTCAACAGATGAGAATGATTGCATTGTCTGAGATCCTTGATCAGTGCAAATCACTTCCTCTTCTCAAAGACTaggttctttttctgtttttcaccCAAATCCTACACTGAAAGACAACCAAGGAGCTAAATATTATCACCAGTCAAGTTAGGCATGattgaagaaaataaattaacCTTGAAATAAAGAAGATGTTTCTGGTCAAACTTCAGACATATCTGATTAGAAATTACTGGCCCCACCAGGTTAAAGATGAAGGGAGGCCCTAAGAAGTCTAGAGAGCTTATACACACACAAGTGAGTGTCACTTTTTTTAACCTAGTTTTATTAAATATTGCTTCTTTGGGATGTGTTTATAACAACTCCCAGAACATTTTCATGTAAGGATTCAAAGCGGTCATATTAAAATACAGCTCCAATATAAAGTTTATCACAGTTTTACAGTATTCAAAAATGACAGACCtgccttaaaaaacaaaaatcaaaaaaagGACTATTACACCCAAAACATaagaaaacaattaaataaaCAAGTTTGGCATTTTCATAACTTTATAGTATAAAACAGAATATTAAATCTATTACTGGCAAGCGGACACTCATGAATTACCTAATTTGAAATGTGTCCCATTTAAACACACTATACAAGTTCACTATACAAAAGATTGAAGGTCTTTTTGATGAAAGAAGTGCACCCTGAAAATTTTTGCCAGTTTAGAATATTTATCTCTGAAAATCAAAAaagtccttttcctttttttaaactgAAGGCTGAATTCAGActtttttgtgttgttttgtctcatttgTCAGCCTTCCTGGTTTAAAAACAATAGTGTCTATGGACGCCCACCAGGGGGCAGTGTAAGATTAGCCATTAAATCACGAACAGCTGCAAATATTGTGCATTCACCTGCAACAGAGAAAAATGGTCATTAGCTATTCGCAATACAGGAAAGATGATGTTAACACACCGGTGGGGGAGAGGggaattaaatataaaattagtaAGAACTTAAAAGAAAGACTAACTTTTTCACTGTTCAGATTATAGAGGACTAAATTGTGGTGTGAAGAACTAGATAATATTTGGTTTGGGATTCGTTTTGTTCTcaaagagagaacagtgggaaagtcCCACTTAGG
Protein-coding sequences here:
- the CXHXorf38 gene encoding uncharacterized protein CXorf38 homolog isoform X1 — its product is MVLSELAARLNCAEYKNWVKAGHCLLLLRSCLQGFVGREVLSFHRGLLAAAPGLSPSATCRGGSRCSPRARQFQPQCQVCAEWKREILRHHINRNGDVHWGNCRPGLWPVDAWEVAKAFMPRGLADKRGPEECDAVALLSLINSCDHFVVDRKKVTEVIKCRNEIMHSSEMKVSSTWLRDFQIKIQNFLNEFRNIPEIVAVYSRIEQLLTSDWAVHIPEEDQRDGYEGETGSYLSASQVNEIEMELLREKLHEMYLQAEEQEMLPEEISNRLEVMKEFLRNNEDLRNGLREDMQKLDSLHPSNPKRDSKEPGRETPERKD
- the CXHXorf38 gene encoding uncharacterized protein CXorf38 homolog isoform X2 — protein: MVLSELAARLNCAEYKNWVKAGHCLLLLRSCLQGFVGREVLSFHRGLLAAAPGLSPSATCRGGSRCSPRARQFQPQCQVCAEWKREILRHHINRNGDVHWGNCRPGLWPVDAWEVAKVIKCRNEIMHSSEMKVSSTWLRDFQIKIQNFLNEFRNIPEIVAVYSRIEQLLTSDWAVHIPEEDQRDGYEGETGSYLSASQVNEIEMELLREKLHEMYLQAEEQEMLPEEISNRLEVMKEFLRNNEDLRNGLREDMQKLDSLHPSNPKRDSKEPGRETPERKD